In a genomic window of Curtobacterium flaccumfaciens pv. betae:
- a CDS encoding TetR family transcriptional regulator yields the protein MDEPIRRGGRPRRSSAEVLADAAAELFLEQGYGRTTVDQIAARAGVSRATFFNYFPAKADVMWLELDAAVAGLPGYLAASTEPSVVRAVEQALLAAARAHDPERVPWAVAQAEVMGIGPELVAGVAVRVTAQHEAVAAFVAGRTGEQPRSLWPQTVSGAMLGAAAAAFGVWVTDGVGRRALVEYVAAALTPVVAGLDAR from the coding sequence ATGGACGAACCGATCCGCCGCGGTGGCCGCCCCCGACGCTCGAGCGCCGAGGTGCTCGCGGACGCCGCCGCCGAGCTCTTCCTCGAGCAGGGGTACGGACGCACCACGGTCGACCAGATCGCCGCCCGCGCCGGGGTCAGCCGCGCGACGTTCTTCAACTACTTCCCGGCGAAGGCCGACGTGATGTGGCTCGAACTCGACGCCGCCGTCGCCGGGCTGCCCGGGTACCTCGCCGCGTCGACCGAGCCGAGCGTCGTCCGGGCCGTCGAGCAAGCGCTCCTCGCCGCAGCCCGGGCCCACGACCCCGAGCGGGTGCCGTGGGCCGTCGCGCAGGCCGAGGTGATGGGCATCGGGCCCGAGCTGGTGGCGGGCGTCGCGGTCCGGGTGACGGCGCAGCACGAGGCCGTCGCCGCCTTCGTCGCGGGCCGCACGGGGGAGCAGCCGCGCTCGCTCTGGCCGCAGACGGTGTCCGGCGCGATGCTCGGTGCCGCCGCCGCGGCGTTCGGGGTGTGGGTCACCGACGGGGTCGGCCGCCGTGCGCTCGTCGAGTACGTCGCGGCGGCGCTCACCCCGGTGGTCGCGGGCCTCGACGCCCGCTGA